From one Planktothrix agardhii NIES-204 genomic stretch:
- a CDS encoding rhomboid family protein — protein MSNRTETSLTQELKSHILILGGIVAFLWIIEIIDFFVFRDSLNGLGIRPHHIQGLQGIFFAPFLHGNFNHLAANTLPLIILGWFVMLRDVKDFFVVTFITMIISGLGVWLFGSPNTIHIGASGVIFGYLGFLLLRGFFERSFVSIALSLVVGWLYGGLIWGVLPSQYGISWQGHLFGFIGGVFAAQILTKFHRTKA, from the coding sequence ATGTCTAACCGAACTGAAACATCACTGACTCAGGAACTCAAAAGCCATATCCTAATTTTAGGGGGAATTGTTGCCTTCCTGTGGATAATTGAAATTATTGATTTTTTTGTATTTAGAGACTCGTTAAATGGTTTAGGAATTCGTCCCCATCATATTCAAGGGTTACAAGGTATTTTCTTTGCTCCTTTTTTACACGGAAATTTCAACCATTTAGCCGCCAATACCTTACCCTTGATCATACTGGGTTGGTTTGTGATGCTGCGGGATGTTAAAGACTTTTTTGTTGTCACATTCATAACCATGATTATCAGTGGTTTGGGAGTGTGGTTATTCGGTTCACCTAATACAATTCATATTGGGGCGAGTGGAGTTATTTTTGGATACTTAGGATTTCTACTGTTAAGAGGATTTTTTGAACGCAGTTTTGTTTCTATTGCCTTATCCTTAGTGGTTGGTTGGCTTTATGGGGGCTTAATTTGGGGGGTTTTACCCTCACAATATGGGATTTCTTGGCAGGGACATTTATTCGGATTTATCGGCGGTGTCTTCGCGGCACAAATACTGACTAAATTCCATCGGACTAAAGCCTAA
- the dnaN gene encoding DNA polymerase III beta subunit, translating to MKFIVEQDKLSSNLSWVSRAIPSRPNHPILSNILIDADAENQRLNLTAFDLSLGIRASMSATVTEGGTLTVPAKLFNDIVSRLPGGEITIDDEVGEAIVNLTSSSGKYQVRGMAAEEYPELPSIETGDSIHLAAESLISGLKGTLFATSSDETKQVLTGVHLKVQNNTIEFASTDGHRLAVVQTENLSETDPDEELEEFEVTVPARALREVERMVAMRTVDNHGGSKDDSPVVITLRFDESQVIFELGEQRLNTRKLEGAYPAYQQLIPHQFLNQINLDRRGFIGALERIAVLASQKNDIVKCSIDHVNQIIALSVEAADVGNALESLPAQISGDEPKELAFNVKYLLEGLKVFNTSEVSLQLNAATTPVIVNPLGGIKMTYLVMPVQLRN from the coding sequence ATGAAATTTATTGTTGAGCAGGACAAATTAAGTTCTAATTTATCTTGGGTATCGAGGGCAATTCCATCCCGTCCGAATCATCCAATTTTATCGAATATTTTAATTGATGCTGATGCAGAAAATCAACGGTTAAATTTAACCGCATTTGATTTAAGTTTGGGGATTCGGGCGAGTATGTCGGCGACGGTCACGGAGGGAGGAACCTTAACTGTCCCGGCTAAATTATTTAATGATATTGTCTCCCGTTTACCTGGGGGAGAAATTACCATTGATGATGAAGTTGGGGAAGCAATTGTTAATTTAACTTCCAGTTCAGGAAAGTATCAAGTTCGAGGGATGGCGGCGGAAGAATATCCCGAATTACCTTCTATTGAAACGGGGGATTCTATTCATTTAGCGGCGGAATCTTTAATTTCGGGATTGAAGGGTACGTTATTTGCTACGAGTTCCGATGAAACTAAACAGGTGTTAACGGGAGTACATTTAAAAGTTCAAAATAATACGATTGAATTTGCATCAACGGATGGTCACAGATTAGCAGTTGTGCAAACAGAAAATTTAAGTGAAACCGATCCCGATGAGGAATTAGAGGAATTTGAGGTAACAGTTCCAGCTAGGGCTTTAAGGGAAGTAGAACGCATGGTGGCGATGCGAACTGTTGACAATCACGGCGGCTCTAAAGATGATTCTCCCGTGGTGATTACCTTGCGATTTGATGAGAGTCAAGTGATTTTTGAACTGGGGGAACAACGGTTAAATACCCGTAAATTAGAAGGGGCTTATCCGGCTTATCAACAGTTAATTCCCCATCAATTTTTAAATCAAATTAATTTAGATCGGCGGGGATTTATCGGGGCCCTAGAACGGATTGCGGTTTTAGCTTCCCAAAAGAATGATATTGTTAAATGCAGTATTGATCATGTTAATCAAATCATTGCTTTATCCGTAGAAGCCGCCGATGTGGGAAATGCTTTGGAATCTCTGCCCGCTCAAATTTCTGGGGATGAACCCAAGGAGTTAGCGTTTAATGTTAAATACTTATTAGAGGGTTTGAAAGTATTTAATACCTCAGAAGTTTCCCTGCAATTGAATGCCGCCACAACTCCAGTTATTGTTAATCCGTTAGGCGGGATTAAAATGACTTATTTAGTCATGCCTGTACAATTAAGGAATTAA
- a CDS encoding serine proteinase, whose amino-acid sequence MKITSDKENRKSPLWSLFLLIIGGGLALMGDRWLATRTASTVPPSIAETPVETAPAPAANFNGQANSASSPTSWLAQKVAAKPVDSNFIVDAVNEIGPAVVRINASRQAKRRGLEQFGNGFPEEFFGATPPKRRSDGPIEQGTGSGFILSADGVIMTNSHVVEGTERVQVVLKDGRRFDGKVLGSDAVTDVAVIKIDADNLPSVKIGNSEALSPGEWAIAIGNPLGLDNSVTVGIISATGRSSSDIGVPDKRIGFIQTDAAINPGNSGGPLLNAKGEVIGMNTAIISGAQGLGFAIPINKAQQIAQQLATTGRAEHAYLGIEMVTLSPELYQELKEIPDLDFPITQDNGVLIMKVISGSPAMKSGLKPGDIIVKIDEKPITKSDNVQELVQNKNVGIPMKVELNRQGNSLILEVKTGNMPQEQGIN is encoded by the coding sequence ATGAAAATTACATCTGACAAAGAAAATCGTAAAAGCCCTCTCTGGAGCCTGTTTCTGTTGATAATTGGAGGTGGGTTAGCCTTGATGGGCGATCGCTGGTTAGCCACCCGTACCGCTTCAACTGTTCCGCCCTCAATCGCTGAAACTCCTGTCGAAACTGCCCCCGCCCCTGCTGCTAATTTCAACGGTCAGGCTAATTCTGCCTCCAGTCCGACTAGCTGGTTAGCTCAAAAAGTGGCTGCAAAGCCCGTAGATTCTAACTTTATTGTCGATGCTGTTAACGAGATTGGGCCGGCTGTGGTTCGGATTAATGCCTCTCGTCAAGCCAAGCGCCGAGGATTGGAGCAGTTTGGAAATGGCTTTCCCGAAGAATTTTTTGGGGCGACTCCCCCCAAACGCCGCTCCGATGGCCCGATTGAACAGGGGACTGGTTCCGGGTTTATTCTCTCGGCCGATGGCGTGATTATGACTAACTCCCACGTTGTAGAGGGAACTGAGCGGGTGCAAGTGGTTTTAAAAGATGGTCGTCGCTTCGATGGCAAGGTATTAGGATCGGATGCGGTGACGGATGTGGCCGTAATCAAAATTGATGCTGATAATTTGCCTAGCGTAAAAATTGGCAATTCTGAGGCCCTATCCCCTGGGGAATGGGCGATCGCCATTGGCAACCCATTAGGATTAGATAATTCGGTGACGGTGGGAATTATTAGCGCCACCGGACGGTCAAGTAGTGATATTGGTGTTCCTGATAAACGGATTGGTTTTATTCAAACCGATGCCGCCATTAACCCCGGAAATTCTGGGGGGCCACTATTAAATGCCAAGGGAGAAGTGATCGGAATGAATACCGCTATTATTAGTGGTGCTCAAGGTTTAGGCTTTGCCATTCCGATTAATAAAGCTCAACAAATTGCCCAACAATTAGCTACAACTGGACGGGCAGAACACGCCTATTTAGGTATTGAAATGGTCACACTCAGCCCGGAATTATATCAAGAATTAAAAGAAATCCCCGATTTAGATTTCCCCATTACTCAAGATAATGGTGTGTTAATTATGAAGGTAATTTCAGGTTCCCCGGCGATGAAATCTGGATTAAAACCAGGAGATATTATTGTAAAAATTGACGAAAAACCTATTACAAAATCCGATAATGTTCAGGAATTAGTTCAAAATAAAAATGTCGGAATACCGATGAAAGTAGAGCTAAACCGTCAAGGAAATTCCCTAATCTTAGAAGTTAAAACTGGCAATATGCCGCAGGAGCAGGGGATTAACTAA
- a CDS encoding peptide deformylase, protein MSQILGIFELGNQVLRHYADPINNVREERIQTLIDNLIITASQANGVGIAAPQVGISNRLFIISSRPTLRYPNAPLMEPTAMINPKILNHSHETIKDWEGCLSVPGIRGLVPRYQAIEIEYTNREGELCYQQLTDFVARIFQHELDHLNGIVFVDRVESNQDLVTEAEYQKQIADFHGFR, encoded by the coding sequence ATGAGTCAAATTTTAGGCATTTTTGAATTGGGCAACCAAGTTTTACGACATTATGCTGATCCGATTAATAATGTTAGGGAGGAGCGAATTCAAACCTTAATTGATAATTTAATTATCACCGCATCTCAAGCTAATGGAGTGGGGATTGCCGCGCCTCAAGTGGGAATTAGCAATCGCTTATTTATTATTTCCTCCCGTCCCACATTGCGCTATCCTAACGCACCCTTGATGGAACCCACAGCCATGATTAACCCTAAAATTCTTAACCATTCTCACGAAACAATTAAAGACTGGGAAGGCTGTTTAAGTGTCCCTGGAATTAGGGGATTAGTTCCTCGGTATCAGGCTATAGAAATTGAATATACCAACCGAGAAGGAGAATTATGCTATCAACAATTAACAGATTTTGTCGCTAGAATCTTTCAACATGAACTCGATCATTTGAACGGAATTGTATTTGTAGATCGGGTTGAAAGTAACCAAGATTTAGTTACCGAAGCCGAATATCAAAAACAGATCGCTGATTTTCACGGATTTCGCTGA
- a CDS encoding stress protein, producing the protein MTINLSKGERVSLSKEAPGLKKAGVGLGWDTNASDTGAAFDLDVSVFMIGSNGKIPNEQYFVFYNNLKSPDGSVESLGDDRTGEGGGDDETVFVELNTVDPNIQEIVFVVTIYEAENRRQNFGQVRNSYIRIYNNETDVEITRYDLEEDFSRETAIEIGRLYRKDGEWRFQAVGQGYNSGLETFVKQYT; encoded by the coding sequence ATGACCATTAATTTAAGTAAAGGTGAACGAGTTAGTCTATCTAAAGAAGCACCCGGTCTCAAAAAAGCCGGAGTGGGATTAGGATGGGATACTAACGCTTCTGATACTGGGGCTGCTTTTGACTTAGATGTGTCGGTATTTATGATCGGGAGTAATGGTAAAATTCCCAACGAACAATATTTCGTATTTTATAATAACCTAAAATCTCCCGATGGTTCAGTAGAATCTTTAGGAGACGATCGCACCGGAGAAGGAGGCGGAGATGATGAAACAGTTTTTGTTGAGTTAAATACTGTTGATCCTAATATTCAAGAAATTGTCTTTGTTGTCACTATTTACGAAGCCGAAAACAGAAGACAAAATTTTGGACAAGTTCGTAATTCCTATATCCGAATTTATAACAATGAAACCGACGTCGAGATCACTCGCTATGATTTAGAGGAGGACTTTTCCAGAGAAACCGCCATCGAAATCGGTCGCCTCTATCGCAAAGACGGTGAATGGAGATTTCAAGCCGTTGGACAAGGTTATAATTCAGGTTTAGAAACCTTTGTTAAACAGTATACCTAA
- a CDS encoding putative tellurium resistance protein: protein MSINIKKGERISLSKEAPGLKRASIGLGWDVNASDTGKAFDLDASLFMLAGDGKIPIDEYFVFYNNLNSPDQSVKHLGDSRTGEGSGDDETIVVDLAKINPEIQELIFVVTIHDADQRRQNFGQVKNSYIRIYDGDTQTEVTKYDLEEDFSRETAVEFGRLYLKNGEWRFQAVGQGYNAGLQSFVDKYV, encoded by the coding sequence ATGTCAATTAATATTAAAAAAGGCGAAAGGATCAGTTTATCGAAAGAAGCTCCAGGGTTAAAACGAGCCTCCATTGGTTTAGGATGGGATGTCAATGCTAGTGATACTGGAAAAGCCTTTGATTTAGATGCTTCTCTGTTTATGTTAGCAGGAGATGGTAAAATTCCCATTGATGAATATTTCGTATTTTATAACAACTTAAACTCTCCTGATCAATCCGTCAAACATTTAGGAGATAGTCGCACCGGAGAAGGAAGCGGGGATGATGAAACCATCGTTGTTGATTTAGCAAAAATCAATCCTGAGATTCAAGAATTAATTTTTGTGGTGACTATTCACGATGCTGACCAACGGCGTCAAAACTTCGGACAGGTGAAAAATTCCTATATCAGAATTTATGATGGCGACACTCAAACCGAAGTCACAAAATATGATTTAGAAGAAGACTTTTCCAGGGAAACCGCCGTGGAATTTGGCAGATTATATCTCAAAAATGGTGAATGGAGATTTCAAGCCGTCGGACAGGGATATAATGCGGGTTTACAAAGTTTTGTAGACAAATACGTTTAA
- a CDS encoding stress protein, with product MAINLKKGQSIVLDKSEYDLSRMVMGLGWDVSKKGMFGGIFSGSADFDLDGFALLLDERGKLRNQQEDVVYFGHLATKNNTVVHTGDNLTGEGAGDDEQIIINFKTLPQTYQQIILGVNIYHAEQRQQNFEMVKNAFVRAIDAKGKEIARYSLSGEPAYSGQTSMLLGEISQENGQWKFKALGTPLKSNLNGVIRSFI from the coding sequence ATGGCGATTAATTTAAAAAAAGGTCAAAGCATTGTTCTTGATAAAAGCGAATATGACCTTTCAAGAATGGTCATGGGCTTAGGGTGGGATGTCTCTAAAAAAGGAATGTTTGGCGGAATATTTAGCGGATCTGCTGATTTCGATTTAGATGGATTTGCCCTATTATTAGATGAGCGAGGAAAATTAAGAAATCAGCAAGAAGATGTCGTTTATTTCGGACATTTAGCCACCAAAAATAATACCGTAGTTCATACAGGAGATAACCTCACCGGAGAAGGTGCGGGGGATGATGAACAAATTATTATTAATTTTAAAACCCTTCCCCAAACCTATCAACAAATTATTTTAGGAGTGAATATATACCACGCCGAACAACGTCAGCAAAACTTCGAGATGGTTAAAAATGCCTTTGTCCGAGCCATAGATGCTAAAGGTAAAGAAATTGCTCGTTATAGTCTTTCGGGTGAACCCGCTTACTCAGGACAAACTTCTATGTTACTGGGGGAAATCTCTCAAGAAAATGGACAATGGAAATTCAAAGCATTAGGAACACCCTTAAAAAGTAATTTAAACGGGGTTATTCGTTCTTTTATTTAA
- a CDS encoding sterol desaturase translates to MQKIFNLCFEIEFYLKIAISCTIVQQVFYFLLNTVELNFITEVLLYWLVGSISFYCIGILIEKGIKSNDVLREKLTTRVKQVKKQPFPSFTLKGIITGEIKALISALIILYLAPEVHRGNSLLLNLGWFLMRIVAADFCFYVAHRLLHTNFLLKIHLKHHEFRDSTSFVAGHKTLIEYIIVTITDVLPIFIFGYDITQLCAWTVIGNAYNLGGHSSLSIFFVPANFHDLHHSDFKGNYGIHGFWDRVFNTLNPLTKKPGIIFPVSLLEKIIIKSSIEKSVDSR, encoded by the coding sequence ATGCAAAAGATTTTTAATTTATGTTTTGAGATTGAATTTTATCTAAAAATTGCTATTAGTTGCACGATAGTTCAGCAGGTATTCTATTTTCTGTTAAACACAGTTGAACTCAACTTTATAACAGAGGTACTGTTGTACTGGCTCGTTGGTTCAATCTCATTTTATTGTATTGGCATTCTGATTGAGAAAGGAATCAAAAGCAACGATGTTTTGCGGGAGAAACTGACTACAAGGGTTAAGCAAGTAAAAAAGCAACCATTTCCTTCATTTACCCTAAAAGGCATCATTACAGGAGAAATAAAAGCTTTGATCTCCGCGTTAATAATACTATATCTAGCTCCAGAGGTTCATAGAGGAAATAGCTTACTCCTCAATCTAGGATGGTTTTTGATGAGAATAGTTGCTGCTGATTTCTGTTTTTACGTCGCTCATAGGCTCTTGCATACAAATTTCTTGCTGAAAATCCATCTTAAACATCATGAGTTTCGTGATTCAACAAGTTTTGTCGCTGGACATAAAACCCTTATTGAATATATTATTGTCACTATTACAGACGTTTTGCCTATCTTTATCTTTGGATATGATATCACCCAACTCTGTGCCTGGACTGTTATAGGTAATGCTTACAATTTAGGAGGTCATAGTTCTTTGTCAATATTTTTCGTTCCTGCAAATTTTCACGATCTTCATCACAGTGATTTTAAGGGAAACTATGGGATTCACGGATTTTGGGACAGGGTATTCAACACACTGAATCCTCTTACAAAGAAGCCGGGAATTATTTTCCCGGTGAGTCTTCTTGAGAAGATAATCATCAAGTCTTCTATCGAGAAATCGGTCGATTCTAGGTGA
- the cpcG gene encoding phycobilisome rod-core linker polypeptide has translation MALPLLSYGPTSRNVRVAGFEVAGDEQPRVFTTENLPSASEWNEIIWAAYRQIFSEHQMLKSNVQTCLESQLKFGQINVRDFIRGLATSDPFLRRNYQTNSNYRFVEMCVQRILGRDVYSEREKIAWSIVVANKGPKGFIDELLDSDEYLDNFGYDTVPYQRRRVLLQRNQGEVPFNLKTPRYNEYHRNQLGFPQLVWQNAVRRFIPQEKQIKAGDPAQFLGLVTPTVIPVTRIALGDINIETMVPYRKR, from the coding sequence GTGGCGCTTCCTTTATTAAGTTATGGCCCGACCAGCCGCAATGTTCGCGTGGCTGGCTTTGAAGTAGCGGGTGATGAACAACCCAGAGTATTTACGACGGAAAATCTGCCTTCGGCTTCTGAGTGGAATGAGATCATTTGGGCTGCTTATCGCCAGATTTTCAGTGAACATCAAATGCTCAAAAGCAACGTTCAAACTTGCTTAGAGTCTCAGCTTAAGTTTGGTCAAATTAACGTGCGGGATTTTATTCGGGGTTTAGCGACTTCCGATCCTTTCCTGCGTCGCAATTACCAAACCAATAGCAATTACCGTTTTGTCGAGATGTGTGTCCAACGCATCCTCGGACGGGACGTTTACAGCGAACGTGAAAAGATCGCATGGTCTATCGTCGTTGCTAACAAAGGCCCTAAAGGGTTTATTGATGAGTTACTCGATAGCGATGAATACCTAGATAACTTCGGGTATGATACGGTTCCCTACCAACGTCGTCGGGTACTACTTCAACGCAATCAAGGTGAAGTTCCCTTTAACCTGAAAACCCCTCGTTACAACGAGTACCACCGGAACCAACTGGGCTTCCCCCAACTGGTTTGGCAAAATGCGGTTCGTCGTTTTATTCCCCAAGAAAAACAAATCAAAGCTGGCGATCCCGCACAGTTCCTGGGTTTAGTTACTCCTACCGTTATCCCTGTGACTCGCATTGCTTTAGGTGATATCAATATTGAAACCATGGTTCCCTACCGCAAACGCTAA
- a CDS encoding translation initiation factor Sui1, with amino-acid sequence MATSKRDSENKVNSGGNPVVYSEFGTGTNSVALERSQGFVPELPPNQHNLKVQATRSGRRGKTVTVISGFQVKPETLELLVKQLKSQCGAGGTVKENTIEIQGDHRPKVMETLIKLGYKAKISGG; translated from the coding sequence ATGGCTACATCAAAACGGGATTCTGAGAATAAGGTTAACTCTGGGGGAAACCCTGTGGTTTATTCGGAGTTTGGGACGGGAACAAATTCAGTGGCTTTAGAACGTTCTCAAGGTTTTGTTCCTGAACTTCCCCCCAATCAACACAATCTGAAAGTCCAAGCAACTCGTTCAGGACGCAGGGGAAAAACTGTAACGGTAATTAGTGGATTTCAAGTTAAACCGGAAACTTTGGAATTGTTAGTTAAACAGTTAAAATCCCAATGTGGGGCGGGGGGAACGGTTAAAGAAAATACGATTGAAATTCAAGGTGATCATCGTCCGAAAGTGATGGAAACTTTGATAAAATTAGGATATAAAGCTAAAATTAGTGGGGGATAA
- a CDS encoding putative organic radical activating enzyme, whose product MLEIPVHETFQSTIQGEGYWVGTPVDFIRLAGCPVRCPWCDTGYGDGGMNLPRKVRSFDSLIAELRSPRVVISGGEPLIYAQLPQLIQTIEATVRTVAIETSGSFWQDIPNSVWVTFSPKHHVSPNYPVIPLIWKRANEIKIVIETGSELEFYAEYLELNDQIPVFLQPEWNQRDRTLPLVLELLKKFPHYRLSVQIHKWLQVP is encoded by the coding sequence ATGCTTGAAATTCCAGTTCATGAAACTTTTCAATCGACGATTCAAGGAGAAGGATATTGGGTCGGAACTCCTGTAGATTTTATTCGGTTAGCAGGTTGTCCGGTTCGTTGTCCTTGGTGTGATACGGGTTATGGAGATGGGGGAATGAATTTACCCCGTAAGGTTAGATCTTTTGATTCGTTAATCGCAGAATTGCGATCGCCAAGGGTGGTAATATCAGGGGGAGAACCGTTGATATATGCTCAACTTCCCCAGTTAATTCAAACTATTGAAGCGACGGTCAGAACTGTTGCGATTGAAACATCGGGTTCTTTTTGGCAAGATATTCCTAATTCTGTTTGGGTAACTTTCAGTCCTAAACATCATGTTAGTCCCAATTATCCTGTAATTCCGTTAATATGGAAACGAGCAAACGAGATTAAAATAGTGATTGAAACCGGATCGGAATTAGAGTTTTATGCTGAATATTTAGAGCTTAATGATCAAATTCCCGTGTTTCTACAACCGGAATGGAACCAACGCGATCGCACTTTACCTTTAGTTTTAGAATTATTAAAAAAATTTCCTCACTATCGGTTATCAGTCCAAATTCATAAATGGTTACAAGTTCCTTAA
- a CDS encoding hypothetical protein (conserved hypothetical protein) → MSDEQKLLLEKAKRSLMGADLLVENNLAELATSRAYYAMFYIASAFLLAKNLSFSSHSAVISAFGREFAKDNQKFREFHRALIDAQDMRNRSDYDLDVNITTSEAKQQIDIAKQFMNFWETYQGN, encoded by the coding sequence ATGAGTGATGAACAAAAATTACTACTAGAAAAAGCTAAACGGAGTCTAATGGGTGCAGATTTATTGGTGGAAAATAATCTAGCAGAACTGGCAACGTCCCGTGCTTATTATGCAATGTTTTATATTGCTTCTGCCTTTTTGTTGGCAAAAAACTTAAGTTTTTCTAGCCATTCTGCTGTGATTAGTGCTTTCGGTCGAGAATTTGCCAAGGACAATCAAAAATTTCGAGAATTTCACAGGGCTCTAATTGATGCACAGGATATGCGAAACCGGAGTGATTATGATTTAGATGTTAACATTACCACATCTGAAGCTAAACAACAAATTGATATTGCTAAACAATTTATGAATTTTTGGGAAACTTATCAGGGGAATTAA